Proteins encoded in a region of the Mycolicibacterium neoaurum genome:
- a CDS encoding NUDIX hydrolase, with amino-acid sequence MSEDPLVPRPASTVMLLRDQGTAESLEVFLMRRHSAMDFVAGVMVFPGGGVDERDRGTGIAWYGPEPSWWAERMNVDVDLAEALVCAAARETFEESGVLFAGAADDSDVLVDDASVYREQRAALADNSLSFADFLRAEKLVLRADLLRPWANWVTPVEERTRRYDTYFFVGALPHGQRADGENTESDRAFWSTPQAALDEFAEGHSFLLPPTWSQLDSLNGRTVADVLATEREIVAMMPSLSADRGTGDWDIEFFDAARYNEARNRRSPQGYNNPPSP; translated from the coding sequence ATGAGTGAAGATCCGCTGGTTCCCCGGCCCGCCTCGACGGTGATGCTGCTGCGCGATCAGGGCACGGCCGAATCGCTGGAGGTCTTCCTGATGCGCAGGCATTCGGCGATGGACTTCGTGGCTGGGGTGATGGTGTTCCCCGGCGGGGGCGTCGACGAACGCGATCGGGGGACAGGTATCGCCTGGTACGGCCCGGAACCGTCCTGGTGGGCCGAGCGGATGAACGTCGACGTCGACCTGGCCGAGGCGCTGGTCTGCGCGGCGGCGCGCGAGACGTTCGAGGAGTCCGGGGTGCTGTTCGCCGGAGCCGCCGACGATTCCGACGTGCTCGTCGACGACGCGTCGGTCTACCGCGAGCAGCGGGCGGCATTGGCCGACAACTCCCTGTCCTTCGCCGACTTCCTCCGTGCCGAGAAGCTGGTGCTGCGGGCCGATCTGCTGCGGCCGTGGGCCAACTGGGTGACCCCGGTCGAGGAGCGGACCCGACGGTATGACACCTACTTCTTCGTAGGTGCCCTGCCGCACGGGCAGCGCGCGGACGGCGAGAACACCGAGAGCGACCGCGCATTCTGGTCCACCCCGCAGGCCGCGCTCGACGAGTTCGCCGAGGGCCACTCGTTCCTGCTGCCACCGACCTGGTCGCAGCTCGATTCGCTCAACGGGCGCACGGTCGCCGACGTGCTGGCCACCGAACGCGAAATCGTTGCGATGATGCCGAGCCTGTCCGCGGACCGAGGCACCGGCGACTGGGATATCGAATTCTTCGACGCGGCCCGCTACAACGAGGCGCGCAACCGGCGCTCCCCGCAGGGCTACAACAACCCGCCGAGCCCATGA
- a CDS encoding class I SAM-dependent methyltransferase, giving the protein MTSTDHTPDVAAGAAPEPNPHATAEQVEAALKDTKLAQILYHDWEAETYDDKWSISYDQRCIDYARGRFDAIVPEHVQQQLPYDRALELGCGTGFFLLNLIQAGVARRGSVTDLSPGMVKVATRNGQGLGLDIDGRVADAEGIPYEDNTFDLVVGHAVLHHIPDVEKSLREVVRILKPGGRFVFAGEPTSAGNVYARNLSTLTWHLSTNITKLPGLENWRRPQEELDESSRAAALEAVVDLHTFDPEDLERMATNAGAVEVATASEEFTAAMLGWPIRTFEASVPPGRLGWGWAKFAFNSWTTLSWVDANVWRKVVPKGWFYNVMVTGTKPL; this is encoded by the coding sequence ATGACGAGCACGGACCACACTCCCGATGTCGCCGCCGGGGCGGCTCCGGAGCCCAACCCGCACGCCACCGCCGAGCAGGTCGAGGCCGCCCTCAAGGACACCAAGCTGGCCCAGATCCTCTATCACGACTGGGAGGCCGAGACCTACGACGACAAGTGGTCGATCTCCTATGACCAGCGCTGCATCGACTATGCGCGCGGTCGCTTCGACGCCATCGTGCCCGAGCACGTTCAGCAGCAACTGCCCTACGACCGGGCCCTGGAACTGGGCTGCGGCACCGGATTCTTCCTGCTCAACCTCATCCAGGCCGGGGTGGCACGCCGTGGCTCGGTGACCGATCTGTCCCCGGGCATGGTCAAGGTCGCCACCCGCAACGGACAGGGTCTCGGCCTGGACATCGACGGTCGCGTCGCCGATGCCGAGGGCATCCCGTACGAGGACAACACCTTCGATCTGGTGGTAGGGCACGCCGTGCTGCACCACATCCCGGATGTGGAGAAGTCGCTGCGCGAGGTGGTCCGCATCCTCAAGCCCGGCGGGCGGTTCGTCTTCGCCGGTGAGCCGACCAGCGCGGGCAATGTCTACGCACGCAACCTCTCGACGCTGACCTGGCATCTGTCGACCAACATCACCAAACTGCCCGGGTTGGAGAACTGGCGTCGCCCGCAGGAGGAACTGGACGAGTCCTCCCGCGCCGCCGCACTCGAGGCGGTCGTGGATCTGCACACCTTCGATCCCGAGGATCTGGAGCGGATGGCCACCAATGCCGGTGCCGTCGAGGTGGCCACCGCCAGCGAGGAGTTCACCGCGGCGATGCTCGGCTGGCCGATCCGGACCTTCGAGGCGTCGGTGCCGCCGGGGCGACTGGGTTGGGGATGGGCGAAGTTCGCCTTCAACAGCTGGACGACGCTGAGCTGGGTGGACGCCAACGTCTGGCGCAAGGTCGTGCCCAAGGGCTGGTTCTACAACGTGATGGTCACGGGCACCAAGCCGTTGTGA
- a CDS encoding enoyl-CoA hydratase → MTEFVTSAVHDGVGTLVMSRPPTNALTRQMYRELADVAGELGRHPQVRAVILFGGHEVFSAGDDIPELRRLTATDARSVTTACRTALDAVAAIPQPTVAAVTGYALGSGLSLALAADWRVAGDNVKVGATEVLAGLLPAAGTDRLVAAIGSARTKDLVFSGRFVGAEESLSLGLVDELVAPDGVYDAALSWARRHLETPAHVLACAKAMIDGAGEGVERYVEVFGASTGS, encoded by the coding sequence ATGACCGAATTCGTCACCTCAGCAGTGCACGACGGCGTCGGCACCCTGGTGATGTCGCGGCCGCCCACCAACGCGCTGACCCGCCAGATGTACCGAGAGCTCGCCGACGTAGCCGGTGAGCTCGGACGCCATCCGCAGGTGCGTGCGGTGATCCTCTTCGGCGGTCACGAGGTGTTCAGCGCCGGTGACGACATCCCCGAGCTGAGGCGTCTGACCGCTACCGATGCGCGCAGCGTGACGACGGCATGCCGAACGGCCTTGGACGCGGTGGCCGCCATCCCACAGCCGACGGTGGCCGCGGTGACCGGTTACGCGCTGGGATCAGGGTTGTCGCTGGCGTTGGCCGCGGACTGGCGGGTGGCCGGTGACAACGTCAAGGTCGGCGCCACCGAGGTGCTCGCCGGGCTGCTTCCCGCCGCGGGGACCGATCGGCTGGTCGCGGCGATCGGCTCGGCGCGGACCAAAGACCTGGTGTTCAGCGGCCGGTTCGTAGGTGCCGAGGAGAGCCTGTCGCTCGGGCTGGTCGATGAGCTGGTGGCTCCCGACGGTGTCTACGATGCCGCGCTGAGCTGGGCGCGCCGCCACCTGGAGACCCCGGCACATGTGCTGGCCTGCGCCAAGGCGATGATCGATGGCGCTGGTGAGGGCGTCGAGCGCTACGTCGAGGTCTTCGGGGCGAGCACCGGCAGTTAG